From a region of the Nitrospira sp. genome:
- a CDS encoding ubiquinol-cytochrome c reductase iron-sulfur subunit has product MLQPKLKSKVRCTDLDIGEVTKVVLDPLSHEISHIVVSMNGSGERQIAMGHVQAVTEDVVQLRAPSRDILALPPFKREDYVTTHEVEISHLEDNIHVTPGEVLVPLPDLEKNVKRRTFFMNFTHIIGFLIGLPIAFPILRFLMKPMYADFDNGWLNVGNVSKIKQDDVGTQFKYKKKVKEVYMPEYEVEKNVWILRATPELLEKVYQGKDAEFRDAKGKPIWTNKKDIPYLAFSGKCPHLGCGFKWRQHKTLGQVFLCPCHLSIYDAAGKVLDGPAPRSLDALPLKVSAGGDVEIIDMEFKAGTKSQVRIV; this is encoded by the coding sequence ATGCTGCAACCGAAGCTGAAATCCAAGGTCCGGTGCACCGACCTCGACATCGGCGAAGTCACGAAAGTCGTGCTCGATCCGCTCTCGCACGAGATCAGCCACATCGTGGTGTCCATGAACGGCAGTGGTGAGCGACAGATCGCGATGGGCCACGTGCAGGCTGTCACCGAAGACGTCGTCCAGTTGCGCGCGCCCTCACGGGATATCCTGGCGTTGCCGCCGTTCAAACGGGAAGACTATGTCACCACCCATGAAGTGGAGATCTCGCATCTCGAAGACAACATCCATGTGACGCCGGGCGAGGTCCTGGTGCCTCTCCCTGATCTGGAAAAGAACGTCAAGCGCCGCACGTTTTTCATGAATTTTACGCATATCATCGGGTTCTTGATCGGCCTTCCGATCGCCTTCCCCATTCTGCGTTTTCTCATGAAGCCGATGTACGCAGACTTCGACAATGGATGGCTGAATGTGGGAAACGTAAGCAAGATCAAGCAGGACGATGTCGGCACCCAGTTCAAGTATAAGAAAAAAGTGAAAGAAGTGTACATGCCGGAGTACGAAGTCGAGAAGAACGTGTGGATTCTCCGAGCGACTCCGGAACTTCTCGAAAAAGTGTACCAAGGGAAGGACGCTGAATTTCGCGATGCAAAGGGGAAGCCCATCTGGACGAACAAGAAGGATATTCCTTACCTGGCGTTCTCCGGCAAGTGTCCGCATTTAGGATGCGGGTTCAAATGGCGGCAGCACAAAACGCTCGGGCAAGTGTTTCTTTGCCCGTGTCACTTGAGCATCTATGATGCCGCAGGAAAAGTGCTCGACGGTCCCGCTCCACGCTCTCTGGACGCATTACCCCTCAAAGTCTCTGCAGGGGGAGACGTGGAGATTATCGATATGGAGTTCAAGGCTGGTACGAAGTCGCAAGTCCGGATCGTGTGA
- a CDS encoding c-type cytochrome, with protein MGNIFKKLVIGVVVGGALVAVAHSQELPSSFQMLFFVVSMIGAILFMLLDAQPVKTMNGGKSLFAVIVFWIFLVTVCVAGASLLPQFDPEDEKTKIGKLLDREKKGSAQGKAEELIARAKALDAQVKALEERLKSLGQGVAATPTPPAGDAKPAAAGAASGASGDVMKVGEEQWQLQECYNCHKLRGEGGKKRGPELDNIGTLLTVEEIQQKIADPKSFMAEGYEKEWQKGIMPNKFKDLMDPKEMLALATWLGTFKNTAINTPKPIKKN; from the coding sequence ATGGGCAACATATTCAAAAAGCTTGTGATAGGCGTGGTGGTCGGTGGCGCCCTGGTTGCTGTCGCGCACTCGCAGGAGTTGCCGTCCTCATTTCAGATGCTGTTCTTCGTCGTCTCAATGATCGGAGCGATCCTCTTCATGCTGCTTGACGCGCAGCCGGTCAAGACGATGAACGGTGGGAAATCCCTCTTTGCCGTCATTGTATTCTGGATCTTTTTGGTGACGGTCTGTGTGGCTGGTGCGTCGCTCTTGCCTCAATTCGACCCTGAAGACGAAAAGACCAAGATCGGGAAGCTTCTAGACCGAGAGAAAAAAGGGTCCGCGCAGGGAAAGGCCGAGGAACTGATCGCTCGCGCCAAGGCGCTGGATGCACAGGTCAAGGCTCTTGAGGAGCGGCTCAAATCGTTGGGTCAAGGTGTGGCCGCGACGCCAACGCCTCCGGCCGGAGATGCGAAGCCCGCAGCTGCCGGCGCGGCGTCCGGCGCTTCCGGCGATGTGATGAAGGTCGGAGAGGAGCAGTGGCAACTCCAGGAATGTTACAACTGCCACAAGCTCAGGGGGGAAGGTGGAAAGAAGCGCGGTCCTGAGTTGGACAATATCGGCACGTTGCTGACAGTCGAGGAGATTCAACAGAAGATTGCCGACCCCAAGAGCTTTATGGCTGAGGGGTACGAGAAGGAATGGCAGAAGGGCATCATGCCCAATAAGTTTAAAGACCTCATGGACCCGAAAGAAATGCTGGCGCTTGCGACCTGGTTGGGTACCTTCAAGAATACCGCGATCAACACCCCGAAGCCTATCAAGAAGAACTAA
- a CDS encoding cytochrome ubiquinol oxidase subunit I: MKKLSSSLLALVVLLGLSALGAPIVNAQEVAASAVEFPYTGNRTAVWIVAQLHILFAAFILGAPIFVVIAEWLGYRKQDPRYDRLAREITKVTVILFSMTAVTGGLFIFVLLAAYPQFTTSFINQFYMVFAVLYPALFIAETILMYAYLYTWDVWKGEKKGRHIALGVLLNLVCLLILFVINGPTSFMNTPPKAEGVSPQDFIAAATLWDKIANQSWFPLSLHRIDGNVAFGGFIAGLIAAYMYMGAKTQEERAYYDWMGFAAIWIAVGGSLLQPFTGLLLAYEMCDYDFSFCPYMMADQLSMFFEMQGVMIGLLFLGINYYSWLSVKRIEGAENVRITILAPIVLIVLLPVTMWVMNNYWIPDPMSLAFLLPLTLSPFLLGRFVPKTVSARTVIKIGFIIMLISDAVWLTPAGFVATGTDMPDEMKLPEGWDYLSSMPAKLSAIIVLVFVTVVNYVLYNRTIKQGTILWGKIDFASQFVLIFLAFTSTWIMGLMGAVRSLLKKYFHTYSLVSDLSAESFTPTLSYSAGWITAIAVVFIAIVSLAALVALRPSVAKVREPEGSPVPVGAK; encoded by the coding sequence GTGAAAAAACTATCGAGCAGTCTCTTGGCTCTCGTTGTGTTGCTTGGGCTGTCTGCGTTAGGTGCACCAATCGTCAACGCTCAGGAGGTTGCAGCGTCTGCGGTGGAGTTCCCGTACACGGGCAATCGAACGGCGGTATGGATCGTCGCACAACTCCATATCCTATTCGCCGCGTTTATTCTGGGCGCGCCAATCTTCGTCGTCATCGCGGAGTGGCTGGGTTATCGGAAGCAAGACCCCCGCTACGATCGTCTGGCCAGGGAGATCACCAAGGTCACGGTCATTCTCTTCAGCATGACGGCTGTGACGGGCGGCCTATTTATCTTCGTTCTGCTTGCCGCCTATCCTCAATTCACGACCTCGTTCATCAATCAGTTCTATATGGTCTTCGCAGTGCTGTATCCGGCCTTGTTTATCGCCGAGACCATCTTGATGTATGCCTACCTGTACACCTGGGATGTCTGGAAAGGTGAGAAGAAAGGGCGGCATATCGCCCTTGGCGTGCTCCTGAACCTCGTGTGTCTGCTCATCCTGTTTGTCATCAACGGTCCAACGTCGTTCATGAATACACCGCCGAAGGCCGAAGGGGTCTCACCGCAGGATTTCATCGCCGCAGCGACCTTATGGGATAAGATCGCCAACCAAAGTTGGTTCCCTCTGAGTCTCCATCGGATCGACGGGAATGTTGCGTTCGGTGGATTCATCGCCGGCTTGATCGCCGCCTATATGTATATGGGCGCAAAGACGCAGGAGGAGAGAGCCTACTACGATTGGATGGGATTTGCCGCCATCTGGATTGCGGTGGGGGGATCGCTCTTACAGCCATTTACGGGACTCTTGTTGGCGTATGAAATGTGTGATTACGATTTTTCGTTCTGCCCGTACATGATGGCTGATCAGCTCTCCATGTTTTTTGAAATGCAGGGCGTCATGATCGGGCTCCTATTCCTGGGCATCAATTATTATAGTTGGCTCAGCGTCAAACGAATTGAAGGAGCGGAAAATGTCCGAATCACCATTCTGGCTCCCATCGTCTTAATCGTGTTGCTCCCTGTCACGATGTGGGTGATGAATAATTATTGGATTCCCGATCCGATGTCGTTGGCATTCCTCCTGCCTCTGACGTTGTCGCCATTCCTCTTAGGTCGGTTCGTTCCCAAGACCGTCTCCGCGCGGACCGTCATCAAGATCGGCTTTATCATCATGCTCATCAGCGATGCGGTCTGGCTCACTCCCGCCGGGTTCGTGGCGACCGGTACGGATATGCCCGATGAGATGAAACTCCCGGAAGGGTGGGACTATTTGTCATCGATGCCGGCCAAGCTTTCCGCGATTATCGTGTTGGTCTTTGTGACGGTCGTCAACTATGTGTTGTATAACCGAACGATCAAGCAAGGCACGATTCTCTGGGGGAAGATCGATTTCGCATCGCAATTTGTGCTGATTTTTTTGGCATTCACGTCCACGTGGATCATGGGGTTGATGGGAGCGGTGCGGTCGTTGCTCAAGAAATATTTCCACACCTATAGCCTGGTGTCGGACCTCAGCGCGGAGTCGTTTACCCCAACACTGTCGTATTCCGCCGGATGGATTACGGCGATTGCAGTGGTGTTTATCGCGATCGTGAGTCTAGCTGCGCTCGTGGCTCTTCGACCCTCCGTGGCAAAGGTGCGGGAGCCTGAGGGGAGTCCTGTTCCTGTCGGGGCGAAGTAA
- a CDS encoding c-type cytochrome translates to MAKKLGSFRVAMVMGLGLLIGCSGGEEGAEGPIVPPPPAPAEYADKHMPSDWWGDAQKLEEGRKLFIGETNPDVNCASCHGKDGKPVKAGATDFRRLERMKLYSDSVWFWRIAEGVPNTKMKGWKSKLSDEDRWKLVLYERNFALPGKVWSEDKKQWVDAGTK, encoded by the coding sequence ATGGCAAAGAAATTGGGTTCGTTTCGTGTTGCGATGGTCATGGGTCTGGGGTTGCTGATCGGCTGCAGTGGTGGTGAAGAAGGCGCAGAGGGTCCGATTGTGCCGCCACCTCCGGCTCCGGCTGAATATGCCGATAAGCATATGCCGTCTGACTGGTGGGGCGATGCCCAAAAGCTGGAAGAGGGACGCAAGCTCTTCATCGGAGAGACAAATCCAGACGTCAATTGTGCCAGCTGTCATGGGAAGGATGGAAAACCGGTGAAGGCGGGTGCCACCGATTTCCGGAGACTCGAGCGCATGAAGCTCTATTCGGACTCCGTGTGGTTTTGGCGTATTGCTGAGGGTGTGCCGAACACCAAGATGAAAGGCTGGAAGAGCAAGCTCTCGGATGAAGACCGGTGGAAGCTCGTGCTCTATGAGCGGAATTTTGCACTGCCGGGGAAGGTCTGGAGCGAGGACAAGAAACAGTGGGTCGATGCCGGCACGAAATAG
- a CDS encoding carboxypeptidase regulatory-like domain-containing protein: MVEGYVCGADGKGVPNADVLVKDTRVSYGQVVRTDGDGYYKAMFHLHNDNLGDPLLVEAKGEQKNLKIEFDPKDLESERKVRVDFGAGCDASGPPVWLWWGGGAMVAAVGGLIGMRLIRSQQRQERVKGKSQGKRKT; this comes from the coding sequence ATGGTTGAAGGGTATGTTTGTGGCGCAGATGGCAAGGGGGTGCCGAACGCGGACGTTCTGGTCAAAGACACCAGAGTTTCATATGGTCAGGTTGTGAGGACGGATGGAGATGGCTACTACAAAGCGATGTTTCATCTGCACAACGACAATCTTGGCGATCCCCTTCTGGTAGAGGCGAAGGGCGAGCAGAAAAATCTCAAAATTGAATTCGATCCCAAAGATCTTGAAAGTGAGCGAAAAGTCCGCGTTGATTTCGGCGCCGGCTGTGATGCGAGTGGTCCTCCTGTTTGGCTGTGGTGGGGTGGTGGGGCGATGGTCGCAGCGGTCGGTGGCCTTATCGGTATGAGACTTATCCGTTCTCAGCAGAGGCAAGAACGGGTCAAGGGGAAATCGCAGGGAAAAAGAAAAACGTAA
- the hpnH gene encoding adenosyl-hopene transferase HpnH, with protein MAVPVSQMYTVATYVLSQKMKGVKRYPLVLMLEPLFRCNLACAGCGKIQYPDHVLDKRLTPEQCWAAAEECGAPMVSIPGGEPLIHPEMAKIIRGLVDRKKYIYLCTNAILLERKLDEYEPSKFLTFSVHMDGLKDEHDLAVCRDGVYDVAVKAIKAAVKRGHRVTTNTTLFDDANPERIRTFFDEMMALGVEGMTISPGYSYQKAPDQQHFLKRSRTQELFSKILARPKPGWQFNQSPLFLDFLMGRREYQCTPWGNPTYNVFGWQKPCYLLQEGYAKTFRELMESTEWDRYGTGKNEKCADCMVHCGYEASAVEDTFSTVSGFSRTAKLTLMPTSR; from the coding sequence ATGGCTGTTCCGGTTTCTCAGATGTATACCGTGGCGACGTATGTGCTCTCCCAGAAAATGAAGGGGGTGAAGCGGTATCCCCTCGTTTTGATGTTAGAGCCCTTGTTTCGCTGCAACCTGGCTTGCGCCGGCTGTGGGAAGATTCAGTACCCTGATCATGTCCTCGATAAGCGGTTGACGCCCGAGCAGTGCTGGGCCGCGGCTGAGGAATGCGGCGCTCCCATGGTGAGCATTCCCGGGGGCGAACCGCTCATCCATCCGGAAATGGCGAAGATCATCCGGGGCTTGGTCGACCGGAAAAAATATATCTATCTCTGTACGAATGCGATTTTGCTCGAGCGCAAGTTGGATGAGTATGAGCCATCTAAGTTTCTGACGTTCAGTGTCCACATGGATGGGCTGAAAGATGAGCACGATTTGGCGGTTTGCCGCGATGGAGTCTATGATGTCGCGGTCAAGGCCATCAAGGCGGCGGTCAAGCGCGGCCATCGGGTGACGACGAATACCACTCTGTTCGACGATGCGAATCCCGAGCGAATCAGAACATTTTTCGATGAAATGATGGCGCTCGGTGTCGAGGGTATGACGATCTCACCCGGCTATAGTTATCAAAAGGCCCCGGATCAGCAGCATTTCTTGAAGCGGTCGCGGACCCAGGAACTTTTCTCCAAGATCCTTGCTCGTCCCAAGCCGGGCTGGCAATTCAACCAATCCCCGCTGTTTTTAGATTTCCTCATGGGACGGCGTGAGTACCAATGCACTCCTTGGGGGAATCCGACCTATAATGTCTTTGGATGGCAGAAGCCTTGTTACTTGCTTCAAGAAGGATATGCAAAAACTTTCCGGGAGCTGATGGAGTCGACGGAGTGGGATCGGTACGGCACCGGTAAAAATGAAAAGTGCGCCGATTGCATGGTTCATTGCGGCTATGAGGCATCGGCCGTCGAAGATACCTTTAGCACCGTCTCCGGATTCTCACGAACAGCCAAATTGACGCTCATGCCTACCTCACGATGA
- a CDS encoding DUF2029 domain-containing protein: MESNPVIRRINEFVRSALFARLVKIGLIIAAVVHGYIISFGRSFHFRDIDIHREIGRRLLSGEYLYANDYCYMYLPTTGIYFAPLLILDRNPSLALRYAVAVGCLVLTIMLFYRMICGSSDSRGWGRLLVGVGAGALTLQFILNDLDDGGPHLILLGILTGGIYAIWVGKERLGAALIGLGIVLKITPALFVLLFLWKRQWRVAWYTMVATLAWIVLPILYMGPTSWWEHHTEWTRNAVLSVLDRQAEGRQENELQKANLSLRHTMLRYLVTYPPTHRLRQVDRGYQPVLDLSSPVANAIVGVAALSLLGLFAWSSRRVFQGPGDPTWARDCAGTLMLALFFSPITWDQHLVWMIPAACVVVAAATKMSGGLSPTGYVMLAVYVVLTMVLNYEVVGSARWEALKSYHHLGIAMLILYGLLLSSRGEWSHPNPQPEKMHSGPSRMVSEV, encoded by the coding sequence ATGGAATCAAATCCCGTCATCCGCCGGATCAATGAGTTTGTCAGGTCGGCTCTGTTTGCGCGATTGGTGAAGATCGGTCTCATCATTGCGGCGGTGGTGCACGGCTACATCATCTCCTTCGGACGGTCGTTCCACTTTCGGGACATCGATATCCATCGAGAGATTGGAAGGCGGTTACTTTCCGGAGAGTATCTCTACGCCAATGACTACTGCTACATGTATCTGCCGACTACCGGCATCTATTTCGCTCCCTTGCTCATCCTAGACAGAAACCCGAGCCTGGCCCTGCGTTACGCCGTCGCTGTCGGATGCTTAGTCCTCACGATCATGCTGTTTTACCGCATGATATGCGGTTCATCGGACTCGAGAGGGTGGGGCCGGTTGCTGGTGGGCGTTGGCGCAGGAGCATTGACGTTGCAATTTATCTTGAATGATCTCGACGACGGCGGCCCACATCTCATCCTGTTGGGCATTCTCACAGGGGGGATCTACGCGATATGGGTGGGGAAAGAACGGCTCGGTGCGGCCTTGATCGGGCTGGGTATCGTACTCAAGATCACCCCTGCTCTCTTCGTACTGTTGTTTCTTTGGAAACGGCAGTGGCGCGTTGCCTGGTACACCATGGTGGCTACGCTTGCCTGGATTGTGCTGCCCATTCTGTATATGGGGCCCACGAGCTGGTGGGAACATCACACAGAATGGACGAGGAATGCTGTCCTGTCTGTGCTCGATCGGCAGGCGGAGGGGCGGCAAGAAAACGAGTTGCAAAAGGCCAATCTCTCGCTCCGACATACCATGCTTCGGTATCTGGTGACCTATCCGCCCACCCATCGGCTTCGGCAAGTGGACCGGGGCTACCAGCCGGTACTGGATCTCTCGTCACCGGTCGCCAATGCGATCGTCGGAGTGGCCGCGCTGAGCCTGCTTGGCCTGTTCGCGTGGTCTAGTAGGCGGGTGTTTCAGGGGCCTGGAGATCCCACCTGGGCGAGGGATTGCGCGGGAACCTTGATGTTGGCGCTGTTCTTTTCTCCTATCACGTGGGACCAGCATCTTGTCTGGATGATCCCGGCGGCCTGTGTCGTCGTCGCCGCCGCCACGAAAATGAGCGGCGGGTTGAGCCCTACCGGATACGTCATGTTGGCGGTCTATGTTGTGCTCACAATGGTGTTGAATTATGAAGTCGTGGGTTCGGCAAGATGGGAAGCCTTGAAAAGCTATCATCATCTCGGTATTGCGATGTTGATCTTGTACGGATTGCTGCTCAGCAGTAGAGGAGAGTGGAGCCATCCGAACCCGCAGCCAGAAAAAATGCATTCCGGCCCGTCCCGTATGGTCAGTGAGGTATAA
- a CDS encoding 1-deoxy-D-xylulose-5-phosphate synthase, translating to MSMLKTIHSPADLKRLSPDRFPALCQEIREQIIGAVSNVGGHLASNLGVVELTVALQYLLDTPADKIVWDTSNQSYTHKLLTGRREQFHTLRQYGGLSGFCKREESEYDTFNAGHAGTGVSAAFGMVAARDQLKQKHKVVCVVGDGAMTAGMTLEGLHHAGGLGKDFLVILNDNQMSISKNVGAISAYLSRTITGEFYGRMREETGQLLRKIPHIGYDMQKLARRAEELAKGVILPGLLFEELGFQYSGPIDGHNFEHLLPTIENVLKMKGPVLLHIITKKGLGYEPAMKNPVWFHACPPFVRETGAPAKKASRPSYTAIAMDTLVKLAREDRRVVAITAAMCEGTGLTTFEKEFPDRLYDVGIAEQHAVTFAAGLAAQGMKPVVAMYATFLQRAYDQVVHDVATQNLPVVFCIDRGGLVAEDGTTHHGAFDYAFLRHVPNMVVMAPKDENELQHMVKTCLEHNGPISVRYPRGVSLGVKMDEAPKAVPVGKGELLKDGTDVAIIAIGVSVWQAVEAAERLSKEGVSTAVVNGRFVKPLDHELVVDVAKRVKYVVTVEEGCKTGGFGSAVLESLSEAGVTHMKTKVLGLPDWYIEQGPQDLLRERYGLTSEGIYQSVKELIGTASSVKSQFAGAALADHLPHGDEQGS from the coding sequence ATGTCTATGCTTAAAACGATTCATAGTCCGGCCGATCTGAAGCGGTTGTCTCCCGACCGATTTCCGGCGTTGTGCCAAGAGATTCGTGAACAGATTATCGGAGCGGTCTCCAATGTCGGCGGGCATCTGGCCTCAAACTTGGGTGTGGTTGAGCTCACGGTCGCTTTGCAATATCTCCTGGATACACCGGCTGATAAAATCGTTTGGGATACGAGCAATCAATCCTACACGCACAAACTCCTCACCGGCCGCCGTGAGCAGTTCCATACGCTGCGCCAGTACGGTGGATTGAGTGGATTTTGCAAGCGCGAGGAGAGCGAGTACGATACGTTCAATGCCGGCCATGCAGGCACGGGTGTGTCGGCTGCCTTCGGCATGGTGGCAGCCCGGGATCAGTTGAAGCAAAAACATAAAGTCGTCTGTGTCGTGGGTGACGGTGCGATGACGGCGGGAATGACTCTGGAAGGGCTGCATCATGCCGGCGGACTCGGCAAGGATTTCCTTGTGATTTTGAACGACAATCAGATGTCGATCTCGAAGAACGTCGGTGCCATTTCCGCCTACCTGAGTCGGACCATCACAGGGGAGTTCTACGGGCGAATGCGAGAGGAAACCGGTCAGTTGCTGCGCAAGATTCCCCACATCGGCTACGACATGCAAAAACTCGCTCGCCGGGCCGAAGAACTCGCCAAAGGCGTGATTCTTCCGGGATTGCTCTTTGAAGAGCTGGGATTCCAATACAGTGGTCCTATCGACGGCCATAACTTTGAACATCTCCTCCCGACGATTGAAAACGTCCTCAAGATGAAGGGACCGGTCCTGCTGCATATCATCACGAAGAAAGGGCTCGGCTACGAACCGGCCATGAAGAATCCGGTGTGGTTCCATGCCTGTCCGCCGTTTGTTCGGGAAACAGGTGCGCCGGCGAAGAAAGCCTCGCGCCCGTCCTACACGGCGATCGCCATGGATACGCTCGTCAAGTTGGCGCGCGAGGATAGGCGCGTTGTGGCCATCACCGCGGCGATGTGCGAAGGCACGGGGTTGACGACTTTCGAAAAGGAATTTCCGGATCGGCTGTATGACGTCGGCATCGCCGAGCAGCATGCCGTGACGTTCGCGGCGGGGCTCGCCGCTCAGGGGATGAAGCCGGTCGTCGCGATGTACGCGACCTTCCTCCAGCGGGCATATGATCAGGTCGTGCATGATGTCGCGACCCAGAATCTTCCGGTTGTCTTCTGTATCGATCGTGGCGGGCTCGTCGCTGAAGATGGGACGACGCATCACGGCGCCTTCGACTATGCCTTTCTGCGCCATGTTCCCAACATGGTGGTGATGGCTCCTAAAGATGAAAACGAGTTGCAGCATATGGTGAAAACCTGCTTGGAACATAACGGACCAATCTCGGTGCGGTATCCGCGAGGCGTGAGCCTCGGCGTCAAGATGGACGAGGCTCCCAAGGCGGTGCCTGTTGGAAAAGGCGAGCTTCTGAAGGACGGAACGGATGTCGCCATCATTGCGATCGGGGTATCCGTCTGGCAGGCCGTGGAAGCGGCGGAACGTCTCAGCAAGGAAGGGGTTTCCACAGCGGTGGTGAACGGTCGGTTCGTCAAGCCGCTTGATCACGAACTGGTTGTGGATGTGGCGAAACGAGTCAAATACGTCGTGACGGTGGAAGAGGGCTGCAAGACCGGTGGGTTCGGGTCCGCCGTGCTGGAATCCCTTTCGGAGGCCGGGGTGACTCATATGAAGACCAAGGTATTAGGCTTGCCCGATTGGTATATCGAACAAGGCCCTCAAGATCTGCTTCGTGAACGGTATGGCTTGACGAGCGAAGGAATCTATCAAAGCGTCAAGGAACTGATCGGCACGGCTTCGTCGGTGAAATCTCAATTTGCCGGTGCCGCACTAGCGGACCATCTGCCTCACGGAGACGAGCAGGGTAGCTGA
- a CDS encoding BamA/TamA family outer membrane protein → MRSLAVSIIFILLGSLCPISLDRAQADVRYFPIPAVSSSKNDGNDIGMIVPALITGPDGDLKYLVAPMVVYNSIVGTRATVNLFRYEPGGKELRGIASWTEQIERKFLISYVDPGFSNGRYSIGFSAMHFKNATVRFFGLGPTTVKENESNYTAAETRLNWKFGIHANEVTQIAVSQRLRHMQSIQEGGTNLPFSGDLFPNAPGVDGATILGQRISFHYDTRNNLVTPTDGTAITAYAELNYNFKQGAEPLYSRYGLEVKKMFASESKRAILVVRGDLQATLGSDVPFYEQSSLGGQNNLRGFGVDRYIDKQLIAFSVEERIHILRARLAGVMADFELAPFIDTGQVFNSFKNVSFKDYRITPGIGFRGIIRPNVVGRIDYGFSKEGGAIFAGLDFPY, encoded by the coding sequence ATGCGTAGCCTTGCTGTCAGTATCATCTTCATACTGCTCGGGAGTCTGTGCCCAATCTCTCTTGACCGAGCCCAGGCCGACGTGCGGTATTTCCCCATCCCTGCCGTCAGTTCCAGCAAGAACGACGGCAACGATATCGGTATGATTGTGCCGGCTCTCATCACGGGACCGGATGGGGATCTCAAATATCTGGTTGCGCCGATGGTGGTCTACAATTCGATCGTCGGCACTCGTGCGACCGTCAATCTGTTCCGTTACGAACCAGGGGGCAAGGAACTCCGAGGGATTGCGTCCTGGACAGAGCAGATCGAGCGAAAATTCCTCATAAGCTATGTTGATCCAGGATTCAGCAATGGTCGGTATAGTATTGGGTTCAGCGCGATGCATTTCAAGAATGCGACGGTGCGGTTCTTCGGACTTGGGCCGACCACCGTGAAGGAGAACGAGTCAAATTACACGGCCGCTGAGACGAGGTTGAATTGGAAATTCGGGATCCACGCGAACGAGGTTACGCAAATCGCGGTCAGCCAGCGATTGCGGCACATGCAATCGATCCAAGAGGGCGGCACGAACCTCCCCTTTTCGGGCGATCTTTTTCCGAATGCGCCGGGTGTGGACGGGGCCACGATTCTCGGGCAGCGGATCAGCTTCCATTATGATACCCGTAACAATCTGGTCACGCCGACCGATGGGACGGCGATTACCGCCTATGCCGAGCTCAACTACAACTTCAAGCAGGGGGCGGAGCCGCTGTATTCCAGGTATGGGCTTGAGGTGAAGAAGATGTTTGCGAGCGAGTCCAAGCGCGCCATCCTTGTGGTTCGTGGTGATCTGCAGGCGACGCTGGGTTCGGATGTTCCGTTTTATGAGCAGAGTTCCTTGGGCGGTCAGAACAACCTGCGTGGGTTTGGGGTAGACCGGTACATCGACAAGCAACTGATCGCGTTCAGTGTGGAAGAGCGAATTCATATCTTGCGCGCGCGCCTCGCCGGGGTCATGGCTGATTTTGAGCTTGCGCCGTTCATCGACACCGGGCAGGTGTTCAACTCGTTTAAGAATGTGAGCTTCAAAGACTACCGTATCACGCCGGGTATCGGGTTTCGGGGTATCATCCGGCCCAATGTCGTGGGACGGATCGATTATGGATTCAGTAAGGAGGGTGGAGCCATTTTTGCCGGGCTCGATTTTCCTTACTAG